From Malaciobacter mytili LMG 24559:
AGTTTTTCAAAATAAAACACTTTTAGAAAAATTAATTTATAAATTAAAAGAAGAAAAAAAAGAATTTTATTATTCAAAAGAAATACCTTTAAATGATGCAGGAATAGCCATAGGACAGCTGTATTCTCAACTATTATAAAATATTAAATTTATAAAAAGTTTCAAAAAGTAGTTTAAAAATTGCCTTTTTTAACTTGATTTTAGATAAAATCTAGCTTTTAATATTTCATAAGGTTGGCTATGAAAACAGCAAGATTTAGTAGAATAGGTTTTATTCTTGCTGCAGTAGGCTCTGCAGTAGGATTAGGAAATATATGGAAATTTCCATATGTAACAGGTGAATATGGTGGTGGTGCATTTGTATTAGTATATTTAATTACAGCACTATTTATTGGTATTTTTGTTTTAATTGCAGAATTACTTATTGGTAAAATGGGTCAAAGTGATGCTGTTTCAATGTTTGAAAATCTTGCAACTAAGCATGGCAAGATATGGAAACTAGCAGGTTTTATTGTTGTTTTACCATTGATAATTCTTTCATATTATTCTGTAGTAATTGGATGGATTTTTCATTATATAGTAATTTCATTTAATAACTTACCAACTACTGTAAAAGAATCAACTGATAATTTTTTAACACTATTAACTGCGGATTATCAAACACAGCTTTTTTATCATACTGTAGTATTTGTAATAGTAACTGCTATTATTTTAAAAGGTATAAAAGATGGAATTGAAAAAATAAATAAAATTTTAATGCCATTACTTGGTGTTATTTTAGGTATTTTGTTTATTTATTCAATCAATATTGATAGTTTTTCAAATGCGGTACATTTTATGTTTGACCCAGATTTTTCAAAACTTAGTTCAACTGCTATTGTTGTTGCTATTGGGCAAGCATTTTATACATTATCTTTAGGTATGGGTATTATTATTACATATGCTGCTTCATTACCAAAACAGTCAAATATTGTTAAATCATCTATGATTATTGCAGTTATTGATACTGTTGTTGCAATAGTTGCTGGATTAATTATCTTTACTTTATTATTTGATAAAGGTGCAGAATCAACAAAAGGTGCAGGATTAGTATTTATTTCATTGCCTTCTGTATTTTATGAATTTGGAAATGCAGGGCAATTTTTATCAATATTATTCTTTGTTGCAATTGCTTTTGCTGGACTTACTTCTGCAATTTCAATGATGGAACCAACAGTTTTATATCTAATTGAAAGATTTAAAATGACAAGAACTAAAGCTGCAATGATTTGTAGTCTTTTCTTTTATTTATTAGGAATAGTAACACTATTTTCAAATGTTAATGAATATTCAGAGATGTTAAAAGTTGGAGAAAAGAGTTTCTTTGACTGGGTTGATTTTGTATGTTCAACAATTTTAGTACCATTTGGTGGTATTTTAGTTGTGGTTTTTGTTGGATATTTTATGGATAAAGAAAAAATCAATGAAGAACTTATTCCTTTAATGGGAAAAACTTTTGTAAAGATTTGGTTCTTTATGGTTAGATATATTATTCCTGTTGCACTTGTAGCAGTTATTTTAAATGAAACAGGTATTTTTAAATTCTAAGAGCTTTTGCTCTTAGAATAAACTTATAAACTTTTGATTTTTCTTTCTATAACGATAGCTCCAAATGGAATTAGCGAATACACAAATAATTGAAAACCAAACCCTTTATCCCATTTATATTTAGAGATTGTTATAAATAAAGCAATTGCAAAAAAGATAAATAAAACTCCATGTGCCATACCTACAATTTTTACAGGATATGGATTTTCTCCTAAATATTTAATTGGCATAGCAATAAATAAAAGTATTAAATAAGATAATCCCTCAATTAATGAAATAATTCTAAAAGTATTTAACATTTTTTTCCTTTAATAAAAGTTTGCGTATTATAGTGAAATTTCCTTTATATTATTTCTATGTCATTTCTATGTCATTTTTTTATAAAAAAAATTATTTTCTTATAATTGCTATCTTATTGCTATGTTTTTTTGTTAATATAAAATATATACTTAATTTAAAATATTATGAAAAAATTAAGTTATAGTATATAAAAAATTAATTTAACGCAATTTATAAGTTAAAAAAGTCATTTTAAAGTCTTTTATTTTATAAGTTAATCTTATAAAATAAGTTTTAGTAATGTATATTATAAGGGGAAATGTATGAACTTATTTAAAAACTTAAACATAAGGGCAAAGATATTATCAATAGTTATAACAACTGTATTAATTATTGCTATTATTATTGCTATGAAAGCTATCTATTCAATTGAAGTTTTAACTCAAAAGAATATAGAAAACTATGAAAAAGAAGCCTATGCTCAAAAAGAGATGGAATTAAGAAGCTATGTGTCAATGGCTGTTAAAAGTGTAAAAAGTTTCCATGAAAGAACATCAAAAGAGAAAATTCAAAAGCTTGTGGAAGAGGAGCTAAATAAAAATACAGATTTTTTATTTTCAATTATAAATGACCAATATGAAACTTATAAAAATAGATTATCAACAAATGAGTTAAAAGCGAAACTTATAGAAATAGTTGAAGCTACAAAATTTGGTGAAGATGGATATTTTTTTATAAATGATTTTTCAAATAATATGGTTGCTCATCCAAATAAAAGTTTAGTTGGTAAAGATTTTTCAAATGTAAAAGATAAAAATGGCGTATATTTTGTAAAAGAGATGACAAAAATAGTGGAAAAATCAAAAGAGGGGTTTATTTCATATGTTTTTAATAAACCTGGAAGTACACAGTTAGAAACAAAAATTTCTTATGGAAGAATTTTTGCTCCATATAATTGGGTAATAGTAACAGGAAGATATTTAGATAATTTAGATGAAGAGATGCAAAAAGCAGCTTTAAGAAATTTATCTGAAATGAGATACTCAAAAGATGGTTATTTTTGGGTAAATGATTCAAATTATGTTTTACTTATGAATCCTAATAATCAAAAAAATATTGGGAAAAATATGAAAGAATCACTTGATTCAAATGGAAAAAAATATTTTCAAGAATTTGTACGAGTAGCAAAAGAGAAAAAAGAGGGACTTGTTAAATATTATAAAAATAAACCTGGTGAAAAAGTTGCTAAGCAAAAATTCTCATATATTGCTTATTTTGAACCTTGGGATTGGATTGTTGGAACAGGAACATATATTGAAGATATTGAAAATAATATTGCTAAAATGATTGAGCGTTCAAATGAAGAGATAAATAGTGTAATTTTACAAATAATAATAATCTCTATTATTGTAGTAGTTTTAGTTTCTTTAATTATTTCATATATTTCAAATAAGATTTTAGTTACTCCTATTGAAAACTTAAAAGAGGGACTTTTACAATTTTTTAAATTTTTAAATAATGAAACAACTGAGGTTAAACAATTAGAAGTATATGCAAATGATGAAATAGGGCATATGTCAAATGTAGTAAATGAAAATATTAAAAATACTAAAAGAGTAATTGAAGAAGATAAACAAGTAATTGCAGAAGTTTCTAATTTAGTTGAACATATAAGTTCAGGAGAATTATCTGGAAGAATAACAAAAACAAGCTCTAATCCTTCAATAAAAGAGTTAATCTTAGTATTTAATGATATGATGCAACATCTTCAAGATATAGTAAAACACTCTTTAAATGTCTTAAAAAAATATCAGCAAAATGATTTTAGAGTTGAAACAACTATGAAATGTAGTGGTGAAATTTGTGATTTAATGAATGGTATTAATGATTTAGGACATACAATTAGTGAAATGTTAGTTGAAAATAAAAGAAATGGTTTAACATTAAACGAATCAGCAAAAGTTTTACTTAGAAATGTTGATATTTTAAATAGTTCATCTCAAGAATCAGCTTCAAGCCTAGAAGAAACAGCAGCAGCTCTTGAAGAAATTACAGGAAATATTAGAGAAAATGTAAATCATATTCATACAATGAGTCAATATGCAAATGAGTTAAATAATTCTTCAAAACAAGGAAATGATTTAGCAACAAAAACTTCTGTATCTATGGATGAAATTGATTCTCAAGTTATGGCTATAAATGAAGCAATTACAGTAATTGATCAAATAGCTTTCCAAACAAATATTTTAAGTTTAAATGCAGCTGTTGAAGCAGCAACAGCAGGAGAAGCTGGAAAAGGGTTTGCTGTTGTTGCACAAGAGGTGAGAAATTTAGCTTCAAGAAGTGCAGATGCAGCAAAAGAGATAAAAGATTTAGTTGAACATGCAACTTTAAAAGCAAATGAAGGTAAAAATATTGCTGATGAGATGATAAAAGGATATTCATTATTAAATGAAAATATCTCAAAAACAATAATTTTAATAGAAGATGTTGCAAATGCAAGTAAAGAGCAGCAAGTTGGAATTGAGCAAATAAATGATGCTATTGCAGATTTAGATCAACAAACACAGAAAAATGCAAATGTTGCTATGAAAACTAAAGATATAGCTTCTCAAACATCTTCAATTTCTCAAAAAATTGTAGATAATGCTGATGCTAAAGAGTTTATAGGAAAAAATGAAGTAAAAGCTTTAAGCTTATAATTTATTTAAAATAGATATCTTTTAAGAGTGCTTTACAAATTGGCTTTGAAAAGTTATATTTGAATTCGCACTCTTTTAAGTAAAAAAAGAAATTGTCTTTAGTAATCCCTTTATATTTTTTTAAATTTTCTCTTAAAAATCTCCAAAAATCTTTTAGTGGTGTTGTATATGAGTTTTGAGATTGTAATTTATGCCATTTTAAATATCTTTCAAAGTTTTCATCTGGTTCTTGTAAAGGTAGCTTTGGAAGCGAAGGCATAAGCAGGGTATAAACTCTATTATTACAATAAAACCCAATTATATTAATAGCATCATATAAACTTTTATGTCTTTTTTGTAGTTGCTTTTCATTAAAATAATAAAACTCTTCATATGAAGTGCTATCTTGAATAGAAGTGTGATAAATATCTTCAAGATAATTTGCTATTAGTCTTCTAAAAATATCATATCTATTAGAAACAGTTCTATAATTAATTTGAAAATCATTTGAAACTTGAAGTGCAGAGATGTCTTCACAAAAAGCCTCTATAATATTTATATCCAATTGTAATTTTTTTAAAGAGAATTTTTTATTGCAATCTTTGCATTTTCTATAGTTATCTTTTAAAATATATAAGGTTTTACTATTGCAATATGGGCAGTTTGTTACTTTCATATAATTATTATATCAATTTTAGTTCAAAAAGTACATAAGCGTTGAATGAAATTTCATAAATTTTAAGAAAAAATAAGTAAACTAATGAAAATGAACAATTATTCAGAAGGATAAACAATGTGTAAAGATTGCGGTTGTAGTATAACAGACCATCACCATAGCCATGAGCATCATCATAACCATGAACATGGACATCATCATGAACATAATAGTGCAAGTCATCAAGCTGCACATGAGACTTTACATCATAACCCACAATTAAATGATAGTAAAACAATCTCTGTAATAAAAAAGATATTAGATAAAAATGACCATGAAGCAGGTCATAATAGAGCACATTTTGATAGTCATAAAGTTTTAGGAATAAACTTAATGAGTAGCCCAGGAAGTGGAAAAACAACTCTATTAGAAAAATTAGCAAATATTGCTGATTTTAAATATGGTGTTGTAGAAGGTGATTTACAGACAAATAAAGATGCCGATAGATTAAACGCAAAAGGTATAAAAGCAGTACAAATACAAACAGGAAGTGCTTGTCACTTAGATGCTTTTATGGTGCATAAAGGTTTACATGATATGCCTTTAGAAGAGCTTGATGTATGCTTTGTTGAAAATGTTGGAAATCTTGTATGTCCTGCCTCTTATGATGTGGGAACTCACTTAAATATAGTATTGGTTTCTGTTCCAGAAGGTGAAGATAAAATAGCAAAATATCCAGTTATGTTTAGATGTGCTGATTTAATTCTTTTTACAAAAACAGATTTGCTTCCTTATTTTGATTATGATATTGAAAAAGAAAAAGAAGTGGCAAGAAAATTAAAACCAAATGTTGATATTTTAGAAGTAAGTACAAAAGATGAACAGACTTTAAAAGCAGTAGTTGAGTGGATAAATTTTAAAAGAAAGATGAGATAAGGAGTTTAAATGTGTTTATCAATCCCTTCTAAAATAAAAAGTATTGATAAAGAAAGCAATATTTGTACAGTTGATACTATGGGTATTGAAAGAAGTGCAAGTTTAGATTTAATTGACCAAGATGTAAAAGTAGGAGACTATGTACTTATTCATATAGGTTTTGCTATGAATAAGATTGATGAAGAGGATGCAATTGAGTCTTTAAAATTGTATCAAGAGATTATAGATAAGATGGAAGAAGAAGAGCGACAAGCTTTAATACAAGAGTCTGAAAATTGCCCA
This genomic window contains:
- a CDS encoding sodium-dependent transporter; protein product: MKTARFSRIGFILAAVGSAVGLGNIWKFPYVTGEYGGGAFVLVYLITALFIGIFVLIAELLIGKMGQSDAVSMFENLATKHGKIWKLAGFIVVLPLIILSYYSVVIGWIFHYIVISFNNLPTTVKESTDNFLTLLTADYQTQLFYHTVVFVIVTAIILKGIKDGIEKINKILMPLLGVILGILFIYSINIDSFSNAVHFMFDPDFSKLSSTAIVVAIGQAFYTLSLGMGIIITYAASLPKQSNIVKSSMIIAVIDTVVAIVAGLIIFTLLFDKGAESTKGAGLVFISLPSVFYEFGNAGQFLSILFFVAIAFAGLTSAISMMEPTVLYLIERFKMTRTKAAMICSLFFYLLGIVTLFSNVNEYSEMLKVGEKSFFDWVDFVCSTILVPFGGILVVVFVGYFMDKEKINEELIPLMGKTFVKIWFFMVRYIIPVALVAVILNETGIFKF
- a CDS encoding methyl-accepting chemotaxis protein, encoding MNLFKNLNIRAKILSIVITTVLIIAIIIAMKAIYSIEVLTQKNIENYEKEAYAQKEMELRSYVSMAVKSVKSFHERTSKEKIQKLVEEELNKNTDFLFSIINDQYETYKNRLSTNELKAKLIEIVEATKFGEDGYFFINDFSNNMVAHPNKSLVGKDFSNVKDKNGVYFVKEMTKIVEKSKEGFISYVFNKPGSTQLETKISYGRIFAPYNWVIVTGRYLDNLDEEMQKAALRNLSEMRYSKDGYFWVNDSNYVLLMNPNNQKNIGKNMKESLDSNGKKYFQEFVRVAKEKKEGLVKYYKNKPGEKVAKQKFSYIAYFEPWDWIVGTGTYIEDIENNIAKMIERSNEEINSVILQIIIISIIVVVLVSLIISYISNKILVTPIENLKEGLLQFFKFLNNETTEVKQLEVYANDEIGHMSNVVNENIKNTKRVIEEDKQVIAEVSNLVEHISSGELSGRITKTSSNPSIKELILVFNDMMQHLQDIVKHSLNVLKKYQQNDFRVETTMKCSGEICDLMNGINDLGHTISEMLVENKRNGLTLNESAKVLLRNVDILNSSSQESASSLEETAAALEEITGNIRENVNHIHTMSQYANELNNSSKQGNDLATKTSVSMDEIDSQVMAINEAITVIDQIAFQTNILSLNAAVEAATAGEAGKGFAVVAQEVRNLASRSADAAKEIKDLVEHATLKANEGKNIADEMIKGYSLLNENISKTIILIEDVANASKEQQVGIEQINDAIADLDQQTQKNANVAMKTKDIASQTSSISQKIVDNADAKEFIGKNEVKALSL
- the hypB gene encoding hydrogenase nickel incorporation protein HypB, with the translated sequence MCKDCGCSITDHHHSHEHHHNHEHGHHHEHNSASHQAAHETLHHNPQLNDSKTISVIKKILDKNDHEAGHNRAHFDSHKVLGINLMSSPGSGKTTLLEKLANIADFKYGVVEGDLQTNKDADRLNAKGIKAVQIQTGSACHLDAFMVHKGLHDMPLEELDVCFVENVGNLVCPASYDVGTHLNIVLVSVPEGEDKIAKYPVMFRCADLILFTKTDLLPYFDYDIEKEKEVARKLKPNVDILEVSTKDEQTLKAVVEWINFKRKMR
- a CDS encoding HypC/HybG/HupF family hydrogenase formation chaperone; this encodes MCLSIPSKIKSIDKESNICTVDTMGIERSASLDLIDQDVKVGDYVLIHIGFAMNKIDEEDAIESLKLYQEIIDKMEEEERQALIQESENCPKS
- a CDS encoding DUF3817 domain-containing protein, which produces MLNTFRIISLIEGLSYLILLFIAMPIKYLGENPYPVKIVGMAHGVLFIFFAIALFITISKYKWDKGFGFQLFVYSLIPFGAIVIERKIKSL